A stretch of DNA from Fibrobacter sp. UWR3:
CATTCCCGAAAAAGGGACGAATAAATCGGCTGCGTTAAATTTCTTTACGGCTACACAAACTAGTGGTAGTGAAAATATCAGACCATATTTCATGGTATTTGACTCAAAAAATATCAATGACAAGGCGACTACGAATTTTGCGTTTCCTGCTGCATTGCGGTGCATAAAGGGAGACTTGGTTCCCAATCTAAATAATCCTACGACGACATTCGGTGTCCGTGGCGAGGACCGGAAGGTGTGCAATGGTGCTGAACCAAACAGTTCGCTTTCTACCCGAGCCTGCAACAAGAATGGCGAAAATAAGTGCTCCATATACGAAGACGGCAGCTTGAAAATCAATGGCAAGTATATGTATCTCGAGGCTAACGGCAAGAAGGCGTGCCCTTTCGAATGGCATATCCCGAGTGTTAGCGAGTGGAAAGACTTTCTCGCTTATGTCGGTGGCGAGTGCTTTGCCGGGTTTACGCTCAAGGCGCAGAAAGGCTGGGGCGATGACTATGCCTTTGACGCATTTGGTCTCGGCATCAAGCCCACGGATGGCGATGAGGCCAGGTTCCTGATAGGGGGGAGCAAGAAGGGCGAAATAACGGGAAGCGTCGTATTCGCGAAGGGCTCGAATATCGCGACAATCAAGGACGATACCGCGAACGTGTCCGGGCTGCTTTGCATGAAGGGGCGCCTCAAGGACGATACCTTGAGTTACATGAACCCTGAACTCGAGTACGGGGAATTTACCGACAGCCGCGATAACAGGACGTACAAGACCATAAACATCGGGCATACCAAGTGGATGGCGGAGAACCTGAATTTCGAGACGGACAGCAGTGTCTGTTTTGGAGGGTATCACGGAAACACGACATTCTCGTGTGTGCGCTATGGAAAGTTCTATCGGTATGAAGATGCTTTGACAGCCTGCCCTGCAGGTTGGCGACTCCCCACAAAGGAAGATTTTGACACGTTGGTGTATATAGCGACGCCTTATAAGCGCGCCAGTACCTTGGTTTCCCAGGAAAATGAAACCTACAAGGGGAACAACAGTTCGGGATTCTCACTTATAATGATGGGGTATATATGGAACGGCAGGGATGACTTTGGTGATACGGCTACCTACCTGTGGTCAAGTACGGAGCTTAATGATTCCCTTGTATATACCTTGGTCGCCTATAAAGGAACCTATACGGATACTGCAAATGTTGCTAAAGCGAATGCCATAAGGGACACGAAGTTTAACGTCCGCTGCGTGAGCGAAGAAAAAGTGGTGTACGGGTATAAGGGAACATACGGTACGCTTGTCGATGAACGCGATGGCCATGAATACAGGACCATAGAAATCAACGGCACAACATGGATGGCAGAGAACCTCAAGTACGAATCGGAAAATAGTACCTGCAAGCGCGATTCCTGCGACATCTACGGGCTGCACTACTCGTTCCCGTTCACCTCCCTTGTCATAGACCCCCTCTGCCCGGATGGCTGGCATATCTCGACTACTGCGGATTGGGATAGCCTGCTCGCCTTTGTCCGTGCGAACGATTCGGCGACATACGCCCTTGATTTGAGATACACGTTCAGGTGGCCTTCGTACAACCAGGGTACCGACAAGTACGGTCTAGGCGTTATCCCGAACACCTGCTACCAGGATAATTCCGGCTACGATATTGTCAATGTCAGGGACGAGGCCGTGGCGTGCATTGGTGCAGAAGATGTCGAGAACAAGAAGGGCTACTACTACATCATGTCGTCGAACGGAGTCAATAGCGTGCGCAAGAACGTCTACAAGAGATCCATTGATAGCGACCGCTACCGCTTCGGAATCCGTTGCGTCAAGGACAAGTAACTCTTGCAAAAACTATATTTGTCCGTATGAAATTTGTTTTAGCGTGTCTTTTGTTGTGCGTGTCGCTTCCTTTTGCGCAACTCGTGCAAAAGAAGGCTTCCGCGCAGAATGATGCCGTCGATTCGGTCGTCATTCCGGGGGCGACGAAGAACAGACCGTTAGTTTATTCGGACAGTGCGACGCTGCGTAACGAACGTGCTGCATCCGATGCGAAAGCCGCGATGGACCTCAATTATTCGAACGATTCCCTCACGGGAACGCTGATTGGTATTGGCGCGGAATATGTCGGCCAGATTATGAAGAACACGCTCTCGCCCAATTCCGCCGAAGCGGACGCCGTTGAACTGGAACGCACCAGACGGTAACTAGTTCTGAGTTCGGAATTCGGAATTACGAATTAGAATAGTCGCGGCGAAGCCGCCTAACTAAGCAACTCTGAACTCTGAAATCCGAAATCCGAATTATCCCAAATACTTTTCGCCGCTTTCCACGCTCTGGTAGATGAGCGTGTTGATGGTCATGGGGCCCACGCCGCCCGGAACCGGGGTATACGCGCTCGCCACGTCGTCGAGACCCTTCTCGATATCGCCCACGCCACCCGGATGGTAGCCGGCGTCGACCACGACCGCACCCTGCTTGATCCATTCCTTCTTGATGAACTCGGGCTTGCCGACCGCACCTACCAGGATGTCGGCTTGCTTCACGAATTCGGGGAGGTTCTGCGTCTTGCTGTGGCAGATGGTCACTGTGCAGTCCGCGTTCAGGAGCATCATGGCCATGGGCTTGCCGAGAATCGCGCTACGGCCCACCACGACGGCGTGCTTGCCCGCGAGCGGGATGTTGTATGCCTTCAACAGGCGCATGATGCCTGCGGGAGTTGCGCAACCGTAGGCGGGTTCGCCCATCGCCATGCGGCCAAAGCCAAGACAGGTCACGCCATCCACGTCCTTGCGGGCGTCGATGGCCTCGAAGGCGGCGCGCTCGTCGATGTGGCGCGGAACCGGGTGCTGCAGCAAAATGCCGTGCACGTCTCGGTTGTCGTTCAGTTCCTGAATCTTGTTGAGGAGTTCCTCGGTGGTGGTGTTCTTCGGGAGCACCACGCGGATGCTTTCCATGCCCACACGGGCGCAGGCGTTGCCCTTCATCTTCACGTAGGTGGCGCTCGCCGGGTCGTCGCCCACCAGGATGGTGGCGAGGATGGGGGTCTTGCCCGTCTTTTCCTTGAGTTTCGCCACGCGGGCGCTGAGTTCTTCTTCAGTGGTCTTGGCGAGTGCCTTGCCGTCGAGGATGAGTGCTGCCATAATGTCTCCGGTGCGCGGTATGCGCGAAAATTACGGAGTAAAGATAGAAATAAAAAGAAAACCCTGCGCTGGATGGCAGGGGTTGCTTTACACGACCACGTCGAGAATGGCGGGGATGACCAGGCAGAATATTGCCCACGGGTACGATAGCGCGCCGGGGAGCCAGCCGGTAGATCCGGACTTGGGCGCCATGTGCGGAACGGCTTGCGTGGATACCTTGATGGAGTCATCAAGTGCGACCTTGATGTTTTCGACAGAGGAGTCGAATAGGCTCTTATTTTCGGCGGCTTTCGCCACTATATTCATAAAGTTGCTATTCATGTTATTCTCTCTTTCCATCCCTCGTGTATAAAAATAGAAACGTTTTACATGGAATGCAAGTATTCTTGTAACTCTGCGTTTACAAATTGTCCATGATGTGAAACGCCTCACAAATCGGGTAAAAAATGCCCGAAATGGTGCGAAAAAGCGGGTTTTGTCCAAATTTGCATCTGGAAATGCCCGTTTTTGCCCGAAAAAAGTTGGTCTACTGGAACGAAAATTCCTAATTTTTTGTGTGTTGAACATCACACCACGGAAAGGAACGCCATGAATCTGACCCGCTTTACCCTCCTTGCTGCCTCCTGCGCCGCCCTGCTTGCCTGTGGCGGGAACAAGAATGCCGCCCCCGCGACGGACCCGACTCCGGCCCCCGCTCCCGCGGCTGCACCCGCCCCTGCTCCCGAAGTGAAGGTTTCTCTCGACAGCACGGTCGACCGCTACAGTTACGCGCTGGGCATGGATCTCGGCAAGGCGATTGCGAACATAAACGTTCCTCTCAAGCTCGACGTGATTATCGCCGCCATCAAGGACGAGGTGGACACGACCCGCAAGGTTCTCATGGATGATACTACGGCGGAAAAGGCGCTCCAGGGCCTGCTCTTGCAGATGCAGCAGAAGAAGGAAGCCGATGCGAAGGCTGCCGCACAGAAGTCGCTCGAGGAGCAGGCGCAGTTCCTCGCGAAGAACGTGCTGGATTCCACGGTGAAGGTTACCACGAAGGGCGTGCAGTACAAGGTTATCAAGGAAGGCACGGGCATTACCCCCAAGGTGAGCGACAAGGTGCAGGTCCACTACATTGGCGCCCTCCTGGACGGTACGGAATTTGACAACAGCGTTAAACGTGGCGAACCGCTCGAGTTCCCGGTGAATGCCGTGATCGAGGGCTGGCAGGACCTGCTCCAGGTGATGAAGGAAGGCATGAAGGTGAAGGCCTGGATTCCGAGCGCGCTTGCTTATGGCGAGGCGGGCGTCCCGCCGATGATTCCCGCGAATGCGCTCCTCGTGTTCGAGGTGGAACTCCTGAAGGTGTACGCGGAAACCCCGGCTGTCGATGGTTCGGTGGGCTCGCCAACCGATGCCGCCGTTGCTCCGGCCGATACTGCCGCCGCTAAGGCTGCTGACCCCGCTGCTGCACCTGCCGAGGCAAAGGATTCCAAGAAGGCCGAACCCGCCAATGCTTCGACAAGCGCGCCGACCGATGCCAAGAAACCTGCCGCGAAGGGTGCAAAGAAGCCCGCCGCGAAGAAGTAACGCGAAATTGCGGGCCTGAAAAGGCAAAAATTTGTGGACGCGGCCCTTGACGGGGTCGCGTTTTTTTATGTTTATGTACATGAATAACACTGCGTCCGATTTCTATTCCCAGCACTTCGAAGTTGCCGGATTCATCCGGGAAGTGTTCGGCTATATGGACCGGTTCAAGGGCCAGCTGTTCGTGTTGAAGATAGACGACGGCCTGATGGACCATCCGCTGTTCCCCGTGCTCATGCGGGATATCGCCCTGCTGCACAAGGCGGGTATCCGCATCATTATCGTGCCGGGTACGCGAAACAGTATCGACGCACAGTTGAAGGCCTGGGAACTTGAAAGCAAGTTCGAGGGTGGCGTCCGGCTTACGAGCGAGGAGGCCCTGCCCCTCATTGAACAGGCTAGCCTCGGGGTTGCCCAGCGCATCATGAGCCACCTCACGGCGAGCGGCCTGAGCGGTATCCAGGGCAACTGGGTGCTGGCCCGGAGCCTTGGCGTGATTGGCGGCGTGGACTACATGCGCACCGGAAAGATCGAGCGGATTCAGCGCGATATTCTGGAGCAGCTGCTTGACGAGAATTTCGTGCCTATCATTCCGCCTATCGGCTGGAACAAGATCGGGCATGCCTACAATATCAGTTCTACGGAACTCGCGACCGAAATCTGCAAGTACATGCAGGTGGGCAAGCTCTTCTTTATCGGTAACGAGAACGGCATCAAGCTCAAGGGGCTCGTGACCGGCAAGAACACGAAGTACTTGGAGCCGACGGACTCGGGCGTGATTTCGGCACTGGACGTGGACCAGGCGAAGGAACTCCTGGAACTCAATTCCGACGTGCTCGATTTTGCGCAGATGGACTACCTGATGAACGCCATCCGGGCGTGCGAGGCGGGCGCGAACCGCGTGCATTTGCTGAGCGGTGAATTCCAGGGCAGCGTGCTGCAGGAAGTCTTCAGCGCGCGGGGTGACGGTACCATGGTGTACGCGAACCAGTACTCGAGTATCCGGCCCGCGAACATCGAGGACATCCCCGATATCCTGCGCATCATGCAGGACTACATCGCGAAGGGCTACCTGGTGCCGCGTACGCAGGAAAGCATTTCCGAGAAGCTCAAGGATTACGTGGTGTACAGCATCGACAACAGCATTCACGGTTGCGGCGCCTTGCACGAGTTCGAAGACGGGATGGCCGAAGTTGCGGGCATCGCGGTTGGCGCGAACTACCGCAAGTCGGGCATTGGCGATGCCATCGTGCGGCACCTGATTTCTGTCGGGCGCATGAAAGGCTACAGTAAGCTGTTCTTGCTGACCACGCAGGCGCTTGACTGGTTCTACCACTTCGGATTCGAGGATGGTACGGTCGAGGATTTGCCCAAGAGCAAGCGCGACCACTACAACCAGAAGCGCAACTCGCGTATCCTGATCCTCCCGCTGGATAAGTGACACGCAAGTGTCATCCTGAGCGGAGTGCGAAGCACGAAGTCGAAGGATCTATTTTTCATTCGTCATCCCCGCGATCCCTAATTCGTCATCCCCGCGAAGGCGGGGATCTCCAAGGAAAAGAATATGAACACACTCGAAGCAATTCGCACGCGTCGCAGTACCCGCAAGTTCAAGGCACAGCCTGTGGAACTCGAGAAGTTGAAGCAGATTGTCGAGGCGGGTCAGTTTGGCCCTACCGGCGGCAACGCTCAGACGAATCACTTCTTCGTGATTTCGGATGCTTCGGTGATTGCGAAACTCAAGGAACTTGTGCAGTCCGCGTTCGCGAAGATGGAACTCCGCGAAGACCTGTACAAGAGCCTCAAGAATTCCATCACGCTCGCCCGTAAAGGCAACTACTCGTTCTGCTATACGGCGCCCGTGCTGATTGTGGTCGCAAACAGGAAGGAATACGGCAACAACATGGCCGACGTGGCATGCGCGGTGGAGAACATGATGCTTGCGGCGAACGAACTCGACCTCGGCAGTTGCTACATCAACCAGCTCAAGTGGCTGAACGAAGACCCGACGCTCCTCGAATACCTGCGCGGACTTGGCTTGCGTGAAGATGAACGCGTGTACGCCTCCGTTGCCATCGGCTATGCCGATACGGAGAGTGGCCTCCCGAACCGGAACGTCTCCGAACGCACCGGCAACGAAGTCGTGTTCGTGTAATTTTTGCTGGGTTATTTCCCGAGCATCTCTTTAATTTTCTTCTTGACTTCTGTCAAGTCGCTGCTCGTGAGTACCGGGATAAGCGAGTTTATTTCTTCGATGGGTTTGTCCCACCAGCGCCATTCGAGCATCAGGTTTGTGAGTTCTTCGTCGAAACGCTTGCGTATAAATTGCGCCGGGTTTCCTGCGACAATCGTGTAGGGCTCCACATTGCTGCCAACGACGCTGCTTGCGCCGATAATCGCACCGTCGCCGATATGTACTCCGGGGAGTATCGTTACGTTCTGGCCAATCCACACGTCGTTCCCGATAATCGTGTCGCCTTTTAGCGGCATGTCCGCAGGTGCGGGTGCCTTCATGTCCCAGCCTGTGAGCGTGTAGAACGGGAAAGTCGAGACCGCGTTCATCTGGTGGTTTGCCCCGTTCATCACGAACTCCACTCCCGCAGCAATCTGGCAGAACTTGCCGATAATCAGCTTGTCGTTGTTCCACGGGTATAGGTGAGTCACGTGGCTTTCGAACTCGCTGTCGGCAATGTAGGTGAAGTCGCCCACGACTATGTTCGGGTTCTTGAGCGTTGGCTTCACGTAGATTTCCTTGTCGTAGCCCGCAATCGGGTGTACTGCCGTCGGGTCGGGAATGTTATTTGGTGTTGTCATGATTCCAAAATACATTATTTGTGTACAAGATTGACATCTTGTCAACGGAAAAAATGCCGGATGGTCGCCCGCGGACCATAAATCCATATATATTTCAGGTGTTGTTTGAAGTGAAGGCGTCTTTACGCCTTAAAGGGATGTTATGCTTAAAAGCAGACTCAGGACTGCGGCGCTGGCCGTTTCCTTCTCCGTGGCATCGCTTGCTGTGCTCGCGAATGCCGAAACGCTCCCGACTGCGGGCGAAATGTTCAACAAGATGGGCTTCGGGATAAACATCGGCAACACGATGGAAGTTCCGGGCAACCCCACGGGCTGGGGCAACAAGTTCCCGACAGAAGCCTACATCGATTCGGTGAAGGCGACGGGGTTCAGCACCATACGCATTCCCTGCGCCTGGGACAGCCACGCTAAGGACGGCGTGATAAACGAAAGCTGGATGGATTCGGTGCAGACGGTGGTGGACATGTGCATGCGCGCTGGCCTCGTGACGGTCCTGAACATCCACTGGGATGGCGGCTGGCTCGAAGAGAATCTGAAGGACGAAAAGAAGGACGAGGTGAACGCGAAGCAGAAATCCTACTGGACGCAGATTGCGACGCGTTTCAAGGACTATAACGAGAACCTGCTCTTTGCGAGCGCGAACGAGCCCGCGACTACCGACGACAATTACAGGCACGAGACGGAAATCCTGATGGTGTACCACCAGACGTTCGTGGATGCCGTGCGCGCAACGGGCAGCAACAATGCGAGCCGTACTCTTGTAATCCAGGGGCCTTCCACAAGTATCGACCGCACGACCGAGGTGATGCCGGTTTCGAAACTCCCGAAGGACGTGATTGAAAACCGCCTGATGGTCGAGGTGCATTTTTATGACCCGTACACCTACACGCTCATGAACGACATTGCCGACTGGGGCGCGCAAGTTTATCCGCAATACTACTGGGGCGACGACCTTGCGGCCGGTGCAGACATCGTGCACAACTGCGGTTACAACGCCTGGGCGGGCGCGATGGGCGACAAGTGCACCAGCGCGCAGATTCAGGAACAGTTCGGCAAGATGAAGACGAACTTTGTAGACAAGGGCGTGCCCGTGATTATCGGCGAGTTCGGCGCGAACGACCGCGTGGGCGTGCTGACGGGCGACAACTACGCGAAGCACCGCAAGGGCCGCCTTGCCTATTACGACGCCGTGATGAAACTCGCGAAACAGAACAAGGTGGTGCCCATCGCCTGGGATACGGGCCACGAGGGCGAAAACAACATGACGATTATCCGCAGGCAGTCCGCGCCGGATGGCTCCGTGTTCGACATGGACGTGCTGAAGATTATGCGCAGTGCCTACGGGCTCGGCGACTACGTGAACGGCGGCGAAACGACGGGAATTGTGAACGGCGCGCAGTTGGGTGAGGGCTTGGCGCGTGCGACCTCCGGGATTGTCCGCGTGGGCAACCGCCTGGAATCTGCGGGCGAAATCAGGCTGTTCAACCTGAACGGAACGCTTGTCCGCACCGCGATAAACGGCATGTCGCTCGAAAACATTCCGCACGGTATATATATTGCCAAGGGCGCTGGCGCCTTGGTGAGGGTTGATATCCGGTAATTTTTCTATCTTTTCCCGCATGAACTTGAAGATGATGGAAGACGGCTTCCGGATGATTCTCGCCGGCATGGGCGAGAATCCGAACCGCGAAGGCTTGCTCGATACGCCGAAGCGTGTCGCGAAGATGTATGCCGAGCTCATGACCGGCCTTTCGGGCGAGATGCGTGCCGAAGACATTCTCAAGACGCGTTTCCACGAGAAGTACGACGAGATGATTATCGTGCCGGACATCGAGTTCGCGAGCATGTGCGAACATCATTTTCTGCCTTTTACGGGCAAGGCCCACGTGGCCTACATTCCGGGCGACTGCGTGGTGGGACTTTCCAAGATTCCGCGCGTCGTTGAATTCTATGCCCGCTTCCCGCAAATCCAGGAACGCATGACCCGCCAGATTGCAGAACTCATCCAGAAGGAACTGAACCCGAAGGGAGTCGCGGTGGTGCTCGAGGCATCGCACATGTGCATGACGATGCGCGGGGTAAAGAAGCCGGGTGCCACGATGGTCACGACCCAGCTTCTGGGCAGGTTCAAGACCGACGAGAAGACCCGTGCCGAGTTCATGTCGCGCATCTACGCCCCCCGGTAAACAGCTCCTTTTGGATTTATTGTCCATAGAAACTCGCGAAAACCGCGAGTTTTTCCTTTTTTTGCAAGGTATCTTTATATGCGGTTACGGAGTAAATCAAGGAGTAATACAATGAAATCTCGATTCTTCAGGAATCTGGCGAAGGGCCTCGTGGTTGTAAGTGCCGCCCTTGCCGTTGTCAACTGCGACGAATCTACCGTTGCCGCCGCCCAGCAGCAATACGACCCGAACGATCCGCTTGCCGCGCTCAGTTCCTCGGGCATGGCCGACCCCGCCCAGGTGGGTGATGTCGACCCGACTCTTGCTTCCAGCAGCTCTACTGATATTATCGGTGGCGGCGAAGTTGATCCTTGGGCGGACCCCTGCGTGGCCTCTAGCTTGCCTGATGCATGCGGCCCGGGAACGAATCCGCTTCCGACCTCCAGTGCAGATGTGAATCCTGCTTCCAGCGCAGATGTGAATCCTGCTTCCAGCGCAGATGTGGCCCCGGTTTCCAGCGCGGTTGTCGAAAATCCCGCTTCCAGTTCCAGCGAAGCTGCCCCGGTCGTTTCTTCTTCCAGCGAAGATGCGAAGCCCGCCGTTTCGAAAATTTTCCTCGCGAACGACAAGGAAGAAGAAAAGAACTATATGGAAGTCGAGTACAAGACGAATACCGGCTGGGATGGGGAAGGAATCCTTGCGTACCCCAAGCGCTTGACCGACAATCCGGACCAGAAGCATGCCGTCGTGGTATGGGGCCCCGGTGGTGGTACAAAACCGAGTGCTTACGAAGGCATGATTCGCCGTCTTGCCTCCCACGGTTTCGTGGTGGTTGCTCTCAAGGAATCTCCGGGCAATGCGACCCAGGCCATCAAGGCTCTCGACTGGCTGGATGGGCTGAACAAGGACTCGAATAGCCCGCTGTTTGGCAAGCTCGACATGAATACGGTCGGTTGCTCGGGCCACTCCATGGGCGGTCTTGAATCCGAACAGGCCCTCATCAAGGACAGGCGCGTGCTTACCGCGTTCCTCAACAACAGCGGTGACTGGGGCGGAGCCGGTGCCATGAAGGTGGCAACCGACCGGACTATCGCAATCCTCTACGGTGAAGGCGGCATGGAACGCGGCAACGCCGAGAACGATTACAACAACGCGAATGTCAAGGCGCCTGCATGCCTTATCCAGATGACGGGAGGCAAGGGTACCGAATGCTACGAAGTTTCCCCTGGCCGCAGGGAATGCGGTTACGGTCACGGTTCCGGTTCCTGGGACGGCATGGCTGCGACGGTTGCCTGGATGCGCTGGCACCTCGGTGGCGAGGAATGGCGCAAGGCGGACTTCGTAGGCACCAGTGGCAAGTATATCGACGGCAACATCATTGGTAAGCAGGGCAACTGGAAAACCCAGTGCAAGAACTTCTAAGAATTTCCACACTCACTCCAAGCACCTCGCCCCACAGGCGGGGTGTTTTTTTATAATTATTGGTGAAAAGGAGTTCCTTCATGAACGCAGCAATTCTTACTAACGAGTTTCCGCCGGAAATTTACGGCGGCGCAGGTATCCACGTCAAGTTCCTTACGCAGGAACTTTCGAAACTTTGTCACATCGAGGCGCGCTGCTTCGGGAGCCAGGATGTAGACGAGGACAATGTCCGTGCAATCGGGTTTTCGCGCAAGCTGGGCCTGGACCCGGCCGATGACCGCTTCCAGAAGATTTTCAAGCCGCTCGATATCAACCTGCAGTGGGCCGCTACCCTCAAGGATATCGACGTAATCCATTGCCACACCTGGTACAGCCACTTCGGTGGCGTGCTCGCGAGTCGCCTTCTGCAGTGCCCGCTAATCCTCACCACGCACTCGCTGGAACCGCACCGCCCGTGGAAGGCCGAACAGCTGGGCGATGGCGGTTATGCCATGAGCTGCTGGATCGAGCGCACCGCATACGAGGCTGCCGACGGCGTGATTGCGGTGAGCCAAGGCATGAAGCGCGACGTGATGAAGCTTTACGGCGTGCCCGAGGACCGCGTGAAGGTTATCTACAACGGCATCGACCCGGAATTCTACGCGCCGACATTCAATGCGGGCATCCTCGAGAAGTGGGGCGTAGACCCGAACCGCCCCTACGTGCTGTTCGTGGGCCGCATTACGCGCCAGAAGGGCATTAGCCAGCTTATCCAGGCCATTCCGCAAATCGACAAGAAGGCGCAGGTGGTGCTCTGTGCGGGTGCTCCCGATACGGTGGAACTCGCCGAGGAATGCAAGTCGCTTATCGAAAAGGTCCAGGCCTCCCGCGACGGCGTGGTGTGGATTCAGGAAGCCGTCCCGCACGAGGAACTCCGCGTGCTCTACAGCCATGCGACCGTGTTTGCTACGCCCTCGCTCTACGAGCCGTTCGGGATTATCAACCTCGAGGCGATGAGCTGCGGGACCCCGGTGGTGGGTTCTGCGGTGGGCGGGATTCCCGAGATTATCGTGGACGGCGAAACCGGATTCCTGGTGCCGCTCAAGCACGTGTCCGAGACGGATTTCGAGCCTGCCGACCCCAAGGCCTTCCAGACCGACTTTGCAAACAAGTTAAACAAGGTTCTCGCAGACCCGGAACTTGCGAAGAAGATGGGCGAGGTGAGCCGCAAGCGTGCCGTAGATGTGTTCAGCTGGAAGTCTATCGCCAAGCAGACGTACGACTTTTACCAGGAATGCATCGAGCGCTACAAGAAAAGTAAGTAATATTTTATCCGGCTAAAAAAGGAGTTTCGCAATGCCGGAACAAGTCTTGACGCATGAATCGCTGGTGGAGTTTTTCGGGGAAGAAGAATTCAAGAAGTTGTGTAATCACGAGGCGGGCCATGCGCTTGTCGCGTTTTTATTCAAGCGCCCGCTGGATTACGTGAAGATGAACAATTCCAAGGAGCAGCCGGGCACCACTCACATCGCGGGTACGGAACTCGAGGGCG
This window harbors:
- a CDS encoding esterase, whose translation is MKSRFFRNLAKGLVVVSAALAVVNCDESTVAAAQQQYDPNDPLAALSSSGMADPAQVGDVDPTLASSSSTDIIGGGEVDPWADPCVASSLPDACGPGTNPLPTSSADVNPASSADVNPASSADVAPVSSAVVENPASSSSEAAPVVSSSSEDAKPAVSKIFLANDKEEEKNYMEVEYKTNTGWDGEGILAYPKRLTDNPDQKHAVVVWGPGGGTKPSAYEGMIRRLASHGFVVVALKESPGNATQAIKALDWLDGLNKDSNSPLFGKLDMNTVGCSGHSMGGLESEQALIKDRRVLTAFLNNSGDWGGAGAMKVATDRTIAILYGEGGMERGNAENDYNNANVKAPACLIQMTGGKGTECYEVSPGRRECGYGHGSGSWDGMAATVAWMRWHLGGEEWRKADFVGTSGKYIDGNIIGKQGNWKTQCKNF
- the glgA gene encoding glycogen synthase translates to MNAAILTNEFPPEIYGGAGIHVKFLTQELSKLCHIEARCFGSQDVDEDNVRAIGFSRKLGLDPADDRFQKIFKPLDINLQWAATLKDIDVIHCHTWYSHFGGVLASRLLQCPLILTTHSLEPHRPWKAEQLGDGGYAMSCWIERTAYEAADGVIAVSQGMKRDVMKLYGVPEDRVKVIYNGIDPEFYAPTFNAGILEKWGVDPNRPYVLFVGRITRQKGISQLIQAIPQIDKKAQVVLCAGAPDTVELAEECKSLIEKVQASRDGVVWIQEAVPHEELRVLYSHATVFATPSLYEPFGIINLEAMSCGTPVVGSAVGGIPEIIVDGETGFLVPLKHVSETDFEPADPKAFQTDFANKLNKVLADPELAKKMGEVSRKRAVDVFSWKSIAKQTYDFYQECIERYKKSK
- the folE gene encoding GTP cyclohydrolase I FolE, translated to MNLKMMEDGFRMILAGMGENPNREGLLDTPKRVAKMYAELMTGLSGEMRAEDILKTRFHEKYDEMIIVPDIEFASMCEHHFLPFTGKAHVAYIPGDCVVGLSKIPRVVEFYARFPQIQERMTRQIAELIQKELNPKGVAVVLEASHMCMTMRGVKKPGATMVTTQLLGRFKTDEKTRAEFMSRIYAPR